In Ancylothrix sp. D3o, the following are encoded in one genomic region:
- a CDS encoding anti-sigma regulatory factor, translated as MESNDLNDSQPRRESSIAQLIEKANLCVPTQLGELSKVLSWFDRFNHPPLPKSIWMECQLALAEAFTNVVRHAHKNYPPEAPIEIQVALYPQKLEIRIWDRGQPFNLDERLQTLPPQTDHNAEGGRGLPLLSRIADDLSYTQTSDQRNCLLIVKNYTP; from the coding sequence ATGGAGTCCAATGATTTGAACGATAGCCAACCCAGACGCGAAAGCAGCATTGCACAGTTAATTGAAAAAGCGAACCTTTGCGTGCCGACCCAATTGGGCGAGTTATCCAAAGTTTTATCATGGTTCGACCGATTTAACCATCCCCCACTGCCAAAATCTATTTGGATGGAGTGTCAGCTTGCCCTTGCCGAAGCCTTTACCAACGTCGTGCGCCACGCCCACAAAAACTACCCCCCAGAAGCCCCCATCGAAATTCAAGTAGCCCTCTACCCCCAAAAATTAGAAATTCGCATTTGGGATCGCGGACAACCCTTCAACCTAGACGAACGTCTCCAAACCTTACCCCCCCAAACCGATCACAATGCCGAAGGCGGGCGAGGTCTACCTCTGTTAAGCCGCATTGCGGACGATCTCAGCTACACCCAAACCTCCGATCAACGCAACTGTTTACTGATCGTCAAAAACTACACCCCATAA
- a CDS encoding glycoside hydrolase family 10 protein: MPKKWTIFFLSSLLAFLLTLTTITHSQIPPTSSPEIRGVWLTNVASGVLFVPWGVHRALNQLANLNFNTIYPVVWNRGHTFYPSEVGRQITGRQQNAFLSLTKPFQDILKFIVEKGNEKNLKVVPWFEYGFMTPANSLLAKRHPDWLTTRRDNREDFKEVLDEQAATELAKQKPLFSLPSEMLAVRQVWLNPLHPQVQTFMQNLILEVVNNYAIQGIQIDDHFGMPVELGYDPLTVKLYQQEHEGKNPPNNPKDKEWMRWRADKITEFIAKLNKEIKATKPDVKISLSPNSQGFSYNNYLQDWQTWVNRGLVDELILQVYRNDIKRFNRELEDPAIQEARKKIPVIIGITTGTWRNPVPVKQIQEQVNIVRDKKFAGVSFFYWESLWSYLTPESPQQRRNSFQKTFADTPPEVEHYFSQQMRLFVDGFLEFFREVLN, translated from the coding sequence ATGCCCAAAAAATGGACAATTTTTTTCCTTTCCAGTCTTCTAGCCTTCCTATTAACCCTTACCACAATCACCCATTCACAAATCCCCCCCACTTCCAGCCCTGAAATTCGCGGCGTATGGCTAACAAATGTAGCCAGCGGAGTCTTATTTGTGCCTTGGGGAGTCCATCGCGCTTTAAATCAGTTAGCAAATTTGAATTTTAACACCATTTATCCCGTAGTTTGGAACCGGGGTCATACATTTTATCCGAGCGAAGTTGGCAGACAAATTACTGGGCGACAACAAAACGCTTTTTTGAGTTTGACAAAACCTTTTCAAGATATTTTAAAATTTATTGTAGAGAAAGGTAATGAAAAAAACTTAAAAGTCGTTCCTTGGTTTGAATATGGATTTATGACACCGGCCAATTCTTTGTTAGCTAAACGTCATCCCGACTGGTTAACAACTCGCCGCGATAATAGAGAAGATTTCAAAGAAGTTTTAGATGAGCAAGCAGCCACAGAATTAGCAAAACAAAAACCTTTATTTTCTTTACCTTCGGAAATGTTGGCCGTCAGACAAGTTTGGCTAAATCCTCTGCATCCCCAAGTTCAAACTTTTATGCAAAATTTAATTTTAGAAGTAGTGAATAATTATGCAATCCAAGGAATTCAAATTGATGACCATTTTGGGATGCCGGTGGAATTAGGCTATGATCCTCTTACCGTCAAACTTTATCAACAAGAACACGAAGGCAAAAACCCACCAAATAACCCAAAAGATAAGGAATGGATGCGCTGGCGGGCTGATAAAATCACTGAATTTATCGCCAAGCTAAACAAAGAAATTAAAGCCACAAAACCAGATGTAAAAATTTCCCTTTCCCCCAACTCCCAGGGATTTTCTTATAACAACTATCTTCAAGATTGGCAAACGTGGGTAAATCGAGGTTTAGTTGATGAATTAATCTTGCAAGTTTACCGCAACGATATCAAACGTTTTAACAGAGAATTAGAAGATCCCGCCATTCAAGAAGCCCGTAAAAAAATCCCTGTAATAATAGGAATCACCACCGGCACTTGGCGAAACCCCGTCCCTGTCAAGCAAATTCAAGAACAAGTCAACATTGTAAGAGATAAAAAATTTGCCGGTGTTTCATTTTTCTATTGGGAAAGTTTATGGAGTTATCTTACCCCAGAGTCTCCCCAGCAACGCCGCAACAGCTTCCAAAAAACTTTTGCCGACACACCGCCAGAAGTAGAACACTATTTCAGCCAACAAATGCGCCTTTTTGTAGATGGTTTTTTAGAATTTTTTAGGGAGGTTTTAAATTAG
- a CDS encoding STAS domain-containing protein encodes MTPVVKIIQPSGLLDGTKATQVRKEIDEIISSGASLVLIDLQEVTFIDSSGLGALVSALKAVRAAGGKLFICSINAQVRMLFELTSMDRVFQIFANRDEFNKAVISN; translated from the coding sequence ATGACACCTGTTGTAAAAATCATTCAACCCTCTGGCCTTTTAGATGGAACAAAAGCCACACAAGTGCGAAAAGAAATTGATGAAATTATATCAAGCGGTGCCAGCCTCGTCTTAATAGATTTGCAAGAAGTAACATTTATAGATAGTTCAGGATTAGGAGCCTTAGTTTCAGCACTAAAAGCCGTGAGAGCCGCCGGTGGAAAGTTATTTATCTGCTCAATTAACGCCCAAGTCAGAATGCTATTTGAATTGACAAGCATGGATCGAGTCTTTCAAATCTTTGCAAACCGAGATGAATTTAATAAGGCGGTTATTTCCAATTAA
- a CDS encoding PP2C family protein-serine/threonine phosphatase, with translation MTQILVIDDDPAIRLVLTKALKKQGYEVAVAKDGKEGISQAELLRPALIISDWMMPLMDGLEVCRWVKSNAELSTTFFILLTARGDVEDRVTGLDTGADEFLPKPIEIDELSARVRAGIRIHELNQDLQKKNQILEGLTQKLQSQNKILEADLADAALYVQSLVPPPMNGKAASIDWRFVPSQQLGGDCFDYYWLDDERLAIYLLDVSGHGVGAALLSVSMLNILRSRSLPNTNFYQPHEVLKALNKAFQMNHQLDHYVDKYFTIWYGVYHRSRRKLVYSSAGHPPAVLMSGNSATNFQVKKLKTQGFPIGMFPEAEYVFDSCDLTPGSSLYVFSDGIYELNLPDGNVWTLDDFIKQLVVNRQTEQASLDRLLDAVRRTGACETFEDDLSVVKVSFG, from the coding sequence ATGACTCAAATTTTAGTGATTGATGATGATCCGGCAATTCGGTTGGTGCTGACTAAGGCTCTAAAAAAGCAGGGGTATGAAGTGGCCGTAGCCAAGGATGGAAAAGAAGGTATCTCTCAGGCGGAACTTTTGCGACCGGCTTTGATTATTAGTGACTGGATGATGCCTTTGATGGATGGTCTGGAGGTGTGCCGGTGGGTCAAATCTAATGCGGAGTTATCTACGACGTTTTTTATTTTGCTGACGGCGCGAGGTGATGTTGAGGATCGGGTGACGGGGTTGGATACCGGCGCTGATGAGTTTTTGCCGAAACCGATTGAAATTGACGAACTCAGTGCGCGGGTGCGGGCTGGAATTCGTATTCACGAATTGAATCAAGATTTGCAAAAGAAAAATCAAATTTTGGAGGGTTTAACTCAGAAGTTACAATCTCAAAATAAAATTTTAGAGGCGGATTTGGCGGATGCTGCTCTTTATGTTCAGTCTCTTGTACCTCCTCCTATGAATGGAAAAGCTGCATCGATTGATTGGCGGTTTGTTCCTTCTCAACAGTTGGGCGGCGATTGTTTTGATTATTATTGGCTGGATGATGAGCGCTTGGCTATTTATTTGTTGGATGTTTCTGGACATGGTGTGGGGGCTGCTTTGCTTTCGGTTTCTATGTTAAATATTTTGCGCTCTCGTTCGCTTCCTAATACTAATTTTTATCAACCCCATGAGGTTTTAAAGGCTCTGAATAAGGCTTTTCAAATGAATCACCAATTGGATCATTATGTGGATAAATATTTTACGATTTGGTATGGGGTTTATCACCGTTCGAGGCGAAAGTTGGTTTATTCTAGTGCCGGCCACCCTCCAGCAGTTTTGATGTCGGGGAATTCGGCAACCAATTTTCAAGTTAAAAAGCTGAAAACTCAGGGTTTTCCTATTGGGATGTTCCCTGAAGCTGAATATGTTTTTGATTCTTGTGATTTGACTCCAGGCAGTTCTTTGTATGTGTTTAGTGATGGAATTTATGAGCTTAATCTGCCTGATGGTAATGTGTGGACTTTAGATGATTTTATTAAGCAGCTTGTGGTAAATCGCCAAACTGAGCAGGCTTCTTTGGATCGGCTGCTGGATGCGGTTCGGCGCACCGGCGCTTGTGAGACTTTTGAGGATGATCTTTCGGTTGTGAAAGTGAGTTTTGGATAA
- the nrdJ gene encoding ribonucleoside-triphosphate reductase, adenosylcobalamin-dependent, with the protein MVQELSLTAKGQFPESAPAANPVFFRTYSRRTPQGRETWQEVSQRTVSGLAKLGNLTPDETELIYRMQCELKSLTSGRWLWVGGTEWIEKPENFSGAYNCSSTNICDWRAFGLLMDLAMMGCGTGAVLEPRYINQLPAIRNRINVKIQGEIGSTIAQNRRQETDVKITGNEVLINVGDSRQGWVKSYQTLLELSTDERFLKEVNVIIDVSDVRPVGEPLKGFGGVANPVKLPELYSRCAGILNKAIGRQLNSVECCLLIDEAAVVVVAGNVRRCLPAGALVHAESGLIPIEKIRIGDRVLTSKGFYPVTNFFDQGVQPLCRIKTQDGYLECTADHKVAVLTDVYGNYKMVKAKDLKEGDRLIFVPQAIPGTATELPSFKPKEGKKAKCLTVPALTTEVAYFLGYLHGDGSVASDTWRVRFRIAQDSPEIIEKLIAVGQQFGLETYTLRSPEQCQAKAFELQFNSSALNEYLSQFKKPFTSISIPDCILMGTADIRKAYLAGLADADGCHSQGVLVASVYPDFLRQVQTVYGSLGITTRLCSSVRKRTGKWEGELVTVGERAFEAAETMLLSYSVYFALRKRERPKSFKDHGFPKEMVRPLVNSYQYGWINQQTQMIAPTLKKFIADATNLIPVKVDGVEMDVRTAHTYDIEVASIHEFVCEGILVSNSAGMRQGVSDDNLFAGAKENLWQCDEAGNWRIDPERDALRMANHTRVFHRKPTLEETIEAVRKQYYSGEGAIQWAGEAIARANIDLLPNQETKKAFLKAYQEGTIKEWFQTNYPNMPEQEIEHRLARVGLNPCVTADTWIHTEFGPRQVKDLLGKQHGTYVNGELFSTTSEGFFYTGNQPVLKVTTHEGISLRLTPNHQLLRITSQTQKQQYVEWTATADLKPGDRLCLHNHRDIQPWSGTGTFEEGWLLGSLLGDGSLAETAWHDQGILRFWGESQDEMIALAVATLQATVTCGSHLAGHYNPRHHLQQVTSSGLAVLAAQFGLRKGQKVVTPEIEQSSYAFHCGFLCGFFDADGSVQGSQQKGISIRLAQSNLATLTAVQRMLLRMGIVSTIYQNRRLGGVRFLPDSNRNPAPYFCQAQHELVIANDNLSWFRDRIGFRQPDKQHQLNDSLSNYKRNLNRDRFSVTVAAIEPDGVEPVYDCTVPGPARFDANGLVAHNCGEIIGANFHCVSGETLLITRDGIHKIKDIVGQEIEIWNGLRWSKVTPFQTGTNQKLYRVRFGDGSYLDATEYHRFFVKDRFGKTYKEVQTKDLMDISPYAIHTEPFTIEYEDGLDIDANYAYTLGVAVGDGTTNRNQAKIRLYDKKSDLLVAGNISPVREYGYAPAFCDVTDLGFSGEFLKSLKTNPEALSLIASWNVKAILHFVAGVADTDGSNTAGNGIRIYISDYDRAYRFQLLLTKCGIRSSLNLCAHKGSVTNYGVRAQDLYYLQITDCQKIPCQRLDTTKGRKSVAKGKWQIVRSVEELPGLHETFCFNEPEFHKGVFGNSLTGNCNLAEVHLNQVNPKNEKEIEDAFSAGALSVAVLLNHKFMEPRYQYSRELDPIVGVSFTGLFDFFVTAFGVDWLRWWEQGRPATMQGLEFKQQEAEYLSRWKKIVHRVIWDYCDRHNLKRPNRCTTVQPAGTKSLLTSASPGWHPPKAQRFIRRITFRKNDPVALACIDYGYNVIPSQSDKDENGNLLNDPFSERCTEWLIEIPVSVPWADLPGADEIEISKFNALAQMDFYMNVQQNWTAHNSSATIELRSEEVEALGTRIYEAIRDDEGYISAALLARFDDLQSFPRLPFEPINKQQYEQLVKEVKERRRTEDFHAALGRYDRGEMPEAGPAGCDSDKCMFPEQKPE; encoded by the coding sequence ATGGTTCAAGAACTTAGTCTCACAGCCAAGGGCCAATTTCCCGAAAGCGCACCGGCAGCAAATCCGGTATTCTTCAGGACGTACAGCCGGCGTACCCCCCAAGGACGCGAAACCTGGCAGGAAGTGTCACAGCGAACCGTCTCTGGGTTAGCAAAACTTGGCAACCTCACCCCCGATGAAACCGAACTCATTTACCGGATGCAGTGCGAATTAAAATCGCTCACGTCTGGCCGGTGGTTGTGGGTTGGAGGCACAGAATGGATCGAAAAACCAGAGAACTTTTCCGGCGCTTATAACTGTTCATCCACCAATATTTGCGACTGGCGCGCCTTTGGATTATTGATGGATTTAGCCATGATGGGATGCGGCACCGGCGCCGTATTAGAACCCCGTTATATTAATCAATTACCTGCAATTCGTAACCGCATTAACGTCAAAATTCAAGGCGAAATAGGCTCTACCATTGCCCAAAATCGCCGACAAGAAACTGATGTGAAAATAACCGGGAACGAGGTATTAATTAATGTTGGAGATTCGCGGCAAGGTTGGGTAAAGTCTTATCAAACTTTGCTGGAATTGTCAACTGATGAACGTTTTTTAAAAGAAGTAAATGTCATCATTGATGTTAGCGATGTGAGGCCGGTGGGAGAACCCTTAAAAGGATTTGGTGGCGTAGCGAATCCTGTTAAATTACCAGAATTATATAGCCGGTGTGCCGGAATTTTGAATAAGGCAATAGGCCGGCAGCTTAATTCTGTTGAATGTTGTTTATTGATTGATGAAGCTGCGGTAGTTGTGGTTGCCGGTAACGTCAGAAGATGTTTACCTGCGGGGGCACTTGTTCATGCAGAATCAGGCTTAATTCCCATAGAAAAAATCAGAATTGGGGATCGAGTTTTGACGAGCAAAGGCTTTTACCCCGTGACAAACTTTTTCGACCAAGGAGTTCAGCCTTTATGCCGTATCAAAACTCAGGATGGATACTTGGAGTGTACTGCTGACCATAAAGTAGCGGTTTTAACCGATGTTTATGGGAACTACAAAATGGTCAAAGCGAAAGACCTAAAAGAAGGAGATCGCTTAATTTTTGTACCGCAAGCAATACCAGGGACAGCCACCGAATTACCAAGCTTTAAACCCAAAGAGGGTAAGAAAGCTAAATGCCTAACGGTACCAGCTTTAACCACCGAAGTCGCCTATTTTTTAGGTTACTTACACGGGGATGGTTCTGTGGCGTCTGATACATGGCGAGTCAGATTCAGAATTGCTCAAGATTCACCTGAGATTATTGAGAAATTAATCGCAGTTGGTCAACAGTTTGGTTTAGAAACTTATACGCTGCGTTCCCCCGAACAGTGCCAAGCAAAAGCTTTTGAACTGCAATTCAATAGTAGTGCTTTAAATGAGTACCTATCTCAATTCAAAAAGCCGTTTACTTCGATTTCGATTCCTGACTGTATTTTGATGGGAACGGCAGACATTCGTAAGGCTTATTTGGCCGGTTTAGCTGATGCCGATGGCTGTCATTCTCAAGGGGTTTTGGTGGCTTCGGTTTATCCAGACTTCCTCCGACAAGTTCAAACAGTCTATGGGTCTTTGGGAATTACGACACGCCTTTGTTCTTCAGTGCGGAAACGAACAGGTAAATGGGAAGGGGAACTGGTAACGGTAGGTGAGCGTGCTTTTGAAGCAGCAGAAACAATGCTGTTGAGTTATTCAGTATATTTTGCTCTGCGAAAACGCGAACGTCCTAAATCTTTCAAAGATCATGGTTTCCCGAAGGAAATGGTAAGACCTTTGGTGAATAGCTATCAATATGGATGGATCAATCAACAAACACAAATGATTGCTCCTACGTTGAAGAAATTTATCGCTGATGCAACAAATTTAATTCCTGTCAAAGTAGACGGCGTTGAAATGGATGTAAGGACGGCACACACCTATGATATTGAGGTTGCCAGCATCCATGAATTTGTCTGTGAGGGAATTTTAGTGTCTAATTCTGCCGGCATGAGGCAAGGGGTAAGCGATGATAATTTGTTTGCCGGTGCTAAAGAAAATCTCTGGCAGTGCGATGAGGCTGGCAACTGGCGAATTGACCCCGAAAGGGATGCTTTACGAATGGCAAATCATACGCGCGTTTTCCACCGCAAACCAACCCTAGAAGAAACAATAGAGGCTGTACGAAAGCAATATTATTCTGGGGAAGGTGCGATTCAGTGGGCCGGTGAAGCAATTGCCAGAGCTAATATTGATTTGTTGCCGAATCAAGAAACTAAAAAGGCATTTTTGAAGGCTTACCAAGAAGGAACAATTAAAGAATGGTTCCAGACAAACTATCCCAATATGCCCGAACAAGAAATCGAGCATCGGTTAGCCCGTGTGGGGTTGAATCCTTGTGTGACGGCTGATACCTGGATTCATACAGAATTTGGCCCCCGTCAAGTTAAAGATTTGCTTGGCAAGCAGCACGGAACCTACGTCAATGGTGAACTGTTTAGTACGACATCTGAAGGCTTTTTCTATACAGGAAACCAACCGGTTTTAAAGGTAACGACTCACGAAGGCATTTCTCTGCGATTAACCCCCAACCATCAGCTTTTACGCATCACCAGTCAAACCCAGAAACAGCAATACGTCGAATGGACAGCCACCGCAGATTTAAAACCGGGTGATAGGCTCTGTTTGCATAATCACCGGGATATTCAACCCTGGTCAGGAACGGGAACATTTGAAGAAGGCTGGCTTCTCGGCAGTTTGCTCGGCGATGGTTCACTTGCGGAAACTGCTTGGCATGACCAAGGCATTCTCCGTTTTTGGGGTGAATCTCAGGATGAAATGATTGCATTGGCGGTGGCGACGCTTCAAGCAACAGTGACTTGCGGTAGTCATCTAGCTGGGCATTACAACCCCCGCCATCATTTACAGCAAGTAACTTCCAGTGGCTTAGCCGTGCTGGCTGCTCAGTTTGGTCTTCGGAAGGGGCAAAAAGTTGTCACTCCTGAGATTGAGCAATCGAGCTATGCCTTCCACTGTGGCTTTTTATGTGGTTTCTTTGATGCTGATGGCAGTGTTCAAGGCAGCCAACAAAAAGGCATAAGTATTCGCTTGGCCCAAAGCAACCTAGCAACGTTGACGGCGGTTCAACGAATGCTCCTGCGTATGGGCATTGTTTCAACGATTTATCAAAATCGTCGCTTAGGGGGCGTGCGTTTTTTGCCGGATAGCAATCGCAACCCCGCGCCCTATTTCTGCCAAGCGCAGCATGAATTGGTGATTGCCAACGATAACTTAAGCTGGTTCCGAGATCGGATTGGCTTCCGTCAGCCCGACAAACAACATCAACTCAATGACTCACTGAGCAACTACAAACGCAATCTCAACCGTGATCGCTTCAGTGTCACTGTTGCCGCGATCGAACCCGATGGGGTGGAACCCGTTTATGACTGTACTGTTCCCGGCCCGGCACGTTTTGATGCCAACGGTCTTGTTGCTCACAATTGTGGTGAGATTATTGGAGCGAATTTTCACTGTGTTTCAGGAGAAACTCTACTCATTACTCGTGATGGCATCCACAAAATTAAAGATATTGTGGGACAAGAAATTGAAATTTGGAATGGGCTTCGGTGGAGTAAAGTTACCCCTTTTCAAACCGGCACCAATCAAAAGTTATATCGTGTCCGTTTTGGCGATGGTTCCTATCTGGATGCGACAGAATATCATCGATTTTTTGTGAAAGATAGGTTTGGTAAGACTTATAAAGAAGTTCAAACCAAAGATTTGATGGATATCAGCCCCTACGCGATTCACACCGAACCTTTTACTATTGAGTATGAGGATGGTTTGGATATTGATGCAAACTATGCTTATACTTTGGGGGTTGCTGTTGGGGATGGTACTACCAATCGAAATCAAGCTAAAATTCGGCTGTATGATAAAAAGTCGGATTTATTAGTTGCGGGAAATATATCTCCCGTTCGTGAATATGGCTATGCACCGGCTTTTTGTGATGTCACTGATTTAGGGTTTTCTGGGGAGTTTCTCAAATCTCTAAAGACGAATCCTGAAGCGTTGAGTTTAATCGCAAGTTGGAATGTTAAAGCAATTTTACATTTTGTTGCCGGTGTCGCAGATACGGATGGTTCTAATACGGCTGGAAATGGTATTCGCATTTATATATCCGACTACGATCGTGCGTACCGTTTTCAATTGCTGTTGACCAAATGCGGTATCCGTTCATCTCTAAATCTTTGCGCTCATAAGGGTTCTGTAACAAATTATGGTGTCAGAGCGCAGGATTTGTATTATCTACAAATCACAGATTGCCAGAAAATACCTTGTCAGCGTTTGGATACTACGAAGGGACGTAAATCAGTTGCTAAAGGTAAATGGCAAATTGTTCGTTCTGTTGAAGAATTGCCCGGATTGCATGAGACGTTTTGCTTTAATGAACCTGAGTTTCATAAAGGGGTTTTTGGGAATTCTCTAACAGGGAATTGCAATTTGGCGGAGGTTCACCTAAATCAAGTTAACCCGAAAAATGAAAAAGAAATTGAGGATGCTTTCAGCGCCGGCGCTCTTTCGGTAGCAGTTCTCCTCAATCACAAATTTATGGAACCTCGTTACCAATACAGTCGGGAATTAGACCCAATTGTAGGGGTATCATTCACCGGCCTTTTTGATTTCTTTGTTACTGCTTTCGGCGTCGATTGGTTGCGCTGGTGGGAACAAGGCCGACCGGCTACCATGCAAGGATTAGAATTTAAACAACAGGAAGCCGAATATTTAAGCCGGTGGAAAAAAATAGTCCATCGTGTGATTTGGGATTATTGTGATCGACACAATTTAAAACGCCCCAATCGTTGTACGACGGTTCAACCGGCCGGCACAAAATCTTTGCTCACCAGCGCATCCCCCGGCTGGCACCCGCCAAAAGCACAGCGCTTTATTCGTCGCATTACCTTCCGTAAAAATGACCCCGTAGCTTTAGCCTGTATTGACTACGGTTATAATGTCATCCCCTCGCAATCAGATAAAGATGAAAATGGTAATTTACTTAATGATCCATTTTCCGAACGTTGTACAGAATGGTTGATTGAAATTCCTGTCTCCGTTCCTTGGGCCGATTTACCAGGAGCCGATGAAATTGAAATCAGCAAATTTAACGCTCTTGCACAAATGGATTTTTACATGAATGTGCAACAGAACTGGACGGCGCATAATTCTTCAGCCACTATTGAGTTGCGTTCTGAAGAAGTCGAAGCCTTGGGAACGCGGATTTATGAGGCAATTCGGGATGATGAGGGGTATATTTCGGCGGCGCTTTTGGCTCGTTTTGATGACCTGCAATCTTTCCCCCGCTTGCCTTTTGAACCAATCAATAAGCAACAGTATGAGCAATTAGTCAAGGAAGTTAAAGAGCGCCGGCGTACAGAAGATTTCCACGCAGCGTTAGGGCGTTATGATCGCGGGGAAATGCCAGAAGCAGGGCCGGCCGGTTGCGACTCCGATAAATGTATGTTCCCAGAGCAAAAACCTGAATAA
- the cysE gene encoding serine O-acetyltransferase has translation MFKTLAADFRIIFERDPAARNPLEVLFCYPGLQALVFYRFAHWLKNLGLPFIPRLISHIARFLTGIEIHPGATIGTGVFIDHGMGVVIGETAIIGDYALIYQGVTLGGTGKQSGKRHPTVGENVVVGAGAKVLGNIHIGNNVRIGAGSVVLRDVPSDCTVVGIPGRIVYRSGVRVNPLEHGQLPDSEAAVIRALLDRIDSLEEQLQTMQTQIYALSPAHVSVRRTHDLPISPKCLLKDREIQEFLGGSGI, from the coding sequence ATGTTTAAAACACTCGCCGCCGACTTCCGCATCATCTTCGAGCGTGACCCCGCAGCACGCAACCCCCTAGAAGTCCTATTTTGCTACCCCGGATTGCAAGCCTTAGTCTTCTATCGCTTCGCCCACTGGTTAAAAAACCTCGGCCTCCCCTTCATTCCCCGCCTCATCTCTCACATCGCCCGCTTTTTAACCGGCATCGAAATTCACCCCGGCGCCACCATCGGCACCGGAGTTTTTATTGATCACGGCATGGGAGTCGTCATCGGCGAAACCGCCATCATCGGCGACTACGCCCTCATCTACCAAGGAGTCACCCTCGGCGGCACCGGCAAACAAAGCGGCAAACGCCACCCCACCGTCGGCGAAAATGTCGTCGTTGGTGCCGGTGCCAAAGTCCTCGGCAATATCCACATCGGCAACAATGTCCGCATCGGCGCCGGTTCAGTCGTCCTCCGCGACGTCCCCTCCGATTGCACCGTCGTCGGCATCCCTGGCAGAATCGTCTACCGCTCAGGAGTCCGCGTAAATCCCCTCGAACACGGTCAACTGCCCGACTCCGAAGCCGCCGTCATCCGTGCCCTCCTTGATCGTATCGACAGCCTCGAAGAACAACTGCAAACTATGCAAACCCAAATTTATGCCTTAAGTCCCGCCCATGTTTCCGTCCGCCGCACCCACGATCTCCCAATCTCACCCAAATGTCTCCTCAAAGACCGCGAAATCCAAGAATTCCTCGGTGGCTCAGGAATCTAA
- a CDS encoding Npun_F5749 family FMN-dependent PPOX-type flavoprotein: MSLAPWRTFLARALHRNRSLVNARYCQLATVRAEKMPANRTVVFRGFLGETNTLKIVTDARSEKAGQIESHPWGEICWYFPKTREQFRLFGELILVGENHGDEDLQKARQIAWQELSDGARVQFAWPEPGKTRASFEAFSPALPDAVEPLGHFCLLLLEPTKVEHLELRGEPQNRRIYELDGEKLWREEEVNP; this comes from the coding sequence ATGTCTTTGGCTCCTTGGCGTACTTTTTTGGCTCGCGCTTTGCATCGCAATCGTAGTTTAGTCAATGCACGATATTGTCAGTTGGCAACGGTGAGGGCGGAGAAAATGCCGGCAAACCGGACGGTTGTTTTTCGGGGGTTTTTAGGGGAGACGAATACTTTAAAAATTGTCACCGATGCTCGCAGCGAAAAAGCCGGTCAAATTGAAAGCCATCCTTGGGGGGAAATTTGCTGGTATTTCCCGAAAACACGAGAGCAGTTTCGACTGTTTGGCGAGCTTATTTTAGTGGGAGAAAATCATGGGGATGAAGATTTACAGAAAGCGCGTCAAATTGCTTGGCAAGAATTGTCTGATGGGGCGAGAGTTCAGTTTGCTTGGCCTGAGCCGGGGAAGACGAGGGCGAGTTTTGAGGCGTTTTCACCGGCACTTCCCGATGCTGTTGAGCCTTTGGGGCATTTTTGTTTGCTTTTGCTCGAACCTACAAAAGTCGAGCATTTGGAGTTGAGGGGGGAACCGCAGAACCGGCGCATTTATGAATTAGATGGGGAGAAACTGTGGCGAGAGGAGGAGGTTAATCCTTGA
- a CDS encoding SemiSWEET transporter, with translation MNFINILGFAAATLTTIAFLPQLYKVWQTKSAKDVSLVMLVTFCLGIFLWFVYGILISSKPVIFANFLTLFFNLIILWLKIKYE, from the coding sequence ATGAATTTTATTAATATTTTGGGATTTGCTGCGGCAACGCTGACTACGATTGCTTTTTTACCTCAACTTTATAAGGTATGGCAAACAAAATCTGCCAAGGATGTCTCTCTGGTTATGCTGGTTACGTTTTGTCTGGGGATTTTTTTGTGGTTTGTTTATGGGATTTTGATTTCTTCAAAGCCGGTGATTTTTGCTAATTTTTTGACTTTGTTTTTTAATTTGATTATTTTATGGCTTAAAATTAAATATGAGTGA